A window of the Streptomyces sp. NBC_01351 genome harbors these coding sequences:
- a CDS encoding DUF2867 domain-containing protein — MRLPITAHTSRPWRIREIAGDFQVEDVWELPTPGGPDDLALLVDQFANGEGDPVPSPVGRALFALRWKLGALLGWDKPAGGLGARVPTLRDRLPADLRGGSRGPDLKSVPFTSVFLTHDEWVAEMANKTMHGAMHIGWVTDGSGGYRGQMTVLVKPNGRLGALYMLGIKPFRYLGVYPALIRSIGREWQKGAAARAVRAGGAGGAV; from the coding sequence GTGAGACTCCCGATAACCGCGCACACCTCCCGCCCCTGGCGGATCCGCGAGATCGCCGGCGACTTCCAGGTCGAGGACGTCTGGGAGCTGCCGACGCCCGGCGGACCCGACGACCTGGCGCTGCTCGTGGACCAGTTCGCGAACGGCGAGGGGGATCCCGTCCCCTCTCCCGTGGGGCGCGCGCTGTTCGCGCTCCGCTGGAAGCTCGGAGCCCTGCTCGGCTGGGACAAGCCCGCCGGCGGGCTCGGCGCCCGGGTGCCGACGCTGCGCGACCGGCTGCCGGCGGACCTTCGCGGGGGCTCCCGCGGACCGGACCTGAAGTCGGTCCCGTTCACCTCCGTCTTCCTGACGCACGACGAGTGGGTGGCGGAGATGGCCAACAAGACGATGCACGGGGCGATGCACATCGGCTGGGTCACGGACGGGTCCGGCGGCTACCGCGGCCAGATGACGGTCCTGGTCAAGCCGAACGGACGCCTCGGCGCGCTGTACATGCTGGGCATCAAGCCCTTCCGGTACCTGGGGGTCTATCCGGCGCTGATCCGGAGCATCGGACGGGAGTGGCAGAAGGGCGCGGCGGCGCGGGCGGTGCGGGCCGGGGGCGCCGGGGGCGCCGTTTAG
- a CDS encoding ABC transporter permease: protein MASTDIKPKGKANGTDDLAGLEAGLDALDAVQTHRTPFREVLTKKILPPVLAVGLVLLVWQILVAAKVTEETKLPALSAVWDSLADMWLKGTLLEVIWTSVSRGLLGFLLALAIGTPLGLLVARVKVVRAAIGPILQGLQSLPSVAWVPPAVLWFGLNDAMMFTVILLGAVPSIANGLVSGIDQIPPLYLRAGRTLGATGLRGAWHVVMPAALPGYLAGLKQGWAFSWRSLMAAEIIASSPDLGLGLGQLLENGRNNIDLPGVFLAIILILVVGIAIDLLIFSPLERWVLRTRGLLVKS from the coding sequence ATGGCCAGCACTGACATCAAGCCCAAGGGCAAGGCCAACGGCACCGACGACCTCGCCGGTCTGGAGGCCGGTCTGGACGCCCTCGACGCCGTCCAGACCCACCGGACCCCGTTCCGCGAGGTCCTCACCAAGAAGATCCTGCCCCCGGTCCTGGCCGTCGGCCTGGTCCTGCTGGTCTGGCAGATCCTCGTCGCCGCGAAGGTCACCGAGGAGACCAAGCTCCCGGCCCTGTCCGCGGTGTGGGACAGCCTGGCCGACATGTGGCTGAAGGGCACCCTGCTGGAGGTCATCTGGACCAGCGTGTCCCGCGGCCTCCTCGGCTTCCTCCTCGCCCTGGCCATCGGCACTCCGCTCGGCCTGCTCGTCGCCCGGGTGAAGGTGGTCCGCGCCGCGATCGGCCCGATCCTCCAGGGCCTGCAGTCCCTGCCCTCGGTGGCCTGGGTCCCGCCGGCCGTGCTCTGGTTCGGCCTCAACGACGCCATGATGTTCACGGTGATCCTGCTGGGCGCCGTCCCGTCCATCGCCAACGGCCTCGTCTCCGGCATCGACCAGATCCCGCCGCTGTACCTGCGGGCCGGCCGCACCCTGGGCGCCACGGGGCTGCGCGGTGCCTGGCACGTCGTCATGCCGGCCGCACTGCCCGGCTACCTGGCCGGCCTCAAGCAGGGCTGGGCCTTCTCCTGGCGCTCGCTGATGGCCGCCGAGATCATCGCCTCCTCCCCCGACCTGGGCCTGGGCCTGGGCCAGCTGCTGGAGAACGGCCGCAACAACATCGACCTGCCGGGCGTGTTCCTCGCGATCATCCTGATCCTGGTCGTCGGCATCGCCATCGACCTGCTGATCTTCAGCCCGCTGGAGCGGTGGGTGCTGCGCACCCGCGGCCTGCTGGTCAAGAGCTAG
- a CDS encoding sirohydrochlorin chelatase translates to MSPAPAPAPALLVIAHGSRDPRHAATVHALVGRARTLRPGLRVETAFLDFNTPTVAQALSSLYLSGVREVVALPLLLTRAFHAKSDIPAALAESAARLPGLSVRVADVLGPSPLLISALERRLFEAGLTPADRSTTAVVLASAGSTDPEAIAAIAETAREWRRAGWCAVRPAFASATLPRTEDAVRALRAEGYGRVAVAPYVIAPGRLPDRIAAGAEASGADVMSAVLGAAPELATLVLHRYEAAVATPALVPALTA, encoded by the coding sequence ATGTCCCCCGCACCCGCGCCCGCTCCCGCACTCCTGGTCATAGCCCACGGCAGCCGCGACCCGCGGCACGCCGCGACCGTGCACGCCCTCGTCGGGCGGGCCCGGACGCTGCGGCCGGGGCTGCGGGTGGAAACGGCCTTCCTGGACTTCAACACCCCGACGGTCGCCCAGGCGCTCTCCTCGCTCTACCTGTCCGGAGTACGGGAGGTGGTGGCGCTGCCGCTCCTCCTCACCCGGGCGTTCCACGCGAAGTCCGACATCCCGGCGGCGCTGGCCGAGTCGGCCGCGCGCCTGCCGGGGCTGTCGGTGCGGGTGGCCGATGTCCTCGGCCCGTCCCCGCTCCTCATCTCCGCCCTGGAGCGCCGGCTCTTCGAAGCCGGCCTCACCCCGGCGGACCGGTCCACCACCGCGGTGGTGCTCGCGTCCGCCGGATCCACCGACCCGGAGGCGATCGCAGCGATCGCTGAAACCGCGCGGGAGTGGCGGCGTGCCGGTTGGTGCGCCGTGCGGCCTGCGTTCGCCTCCGCCACGCTGCCCCGTACGGAAGACGCCGTACGGGCGCTGCGCGCCGAGGGCTACGGCCGGGTGGCGGTGGCGCCGTACGTCATCGCCCCGGGCCGGCTGCCGGACCGCATCGCGGCCGGCGCGGAAGCCTCCGGCGCGGACGTGATGTCCGCGGTCCTGGGCGCAGCCCCGGAACTGGCCACCCTCGTGCTCCACCGCTACGAAGCCGCCGTCGCGACCCCGGCCCTCGTCCCGGCCCTCACGGCCTAG
- a CDS encoding ABC transporter ATP-binding protein: protein MATTLAKAAEGTVAEQHTHAARIEHVSKSFSGPAGSQLVLDDISLDVAPGEFVTILGASGCGKSTLLNLVAGLDKPSAGSIETPGGRPALMFQEHALFPWLTAGKNIELALRLRGVAKADRKPEAERLLELVRLGGAYGKRVHELSGGMRQRVALARALAQDSRLLLMDEPFAALDAITRDVLHGELTRIWAETGLSVLFVTHNVREAVRLAQRVVLLSSRPGRVAKEWTVGIPQPRRIEDADVAELSLEITEHLRGEIRRHGQH, encoded by the coding sequence ATGGCCACCACGCTCGCCAAGGCTGCCGAGGGCACCGTAGCGGAGCAGCACACGCATGCCGCCCGTATCGAGCACGTCTCGAAGTCCTTCTCCGGCCCGGCCGGATCGCAGCTCGTCCTGGACGACATCAGCCTCGATGTCGCTCCCGGAGAGTTCGTCACCATCCTGGGTGCCTCGGGGTGTGGAAAGTCCACGCTGCTGAACCTGGTCGCGGGTCTGGACAAGCCGTCCGCGGGGTCCATCGAGACCCCTGGCGGCCGCCCGGCGCTCATGTTCCAGGAGCACGCCCTCTTCCCGTGGCTGACCGCGGGCAAGAACATCGAACTCGCCCTGCGCCTGCGCGGGGTCGCCAAGGCCGACCGCAAGCCGGAGGCCGAGCGCCTGCTGGAGCTCGTCCGCCTCGGCGGCGCGTACGGCAAGCGCGTCCACGAGCTGTCCGGCGGCATGCGCCAGCGCGTCGCCCTGGCCCGCGCCCTCGCCCAGGACAGCCGTCTGCTGCTGATGGACGAGCCGTTCGCGGCCCTCGACGCCATCACCCGCGACGTCCTGCACGGCGAACTCACCCGTATCTGGGCCGAGACCGGGCTGTCCGTCCTCTTCGTCACGCACAACGTGCGCGAGGCCGTGCGCCTCGCCCAGCGCGTGGTCCTGCTCTCTTCCCGGCCCGGCCGGGTCGCGAAGGAATGGACCGTGGGCATCCCGCAGCCGCGCCGCATCGAGGACGCGGACGTCGCGGAACTGTCCCTTGAGATCACTGAACACCTGCGTGGGGAGATCCGCCGCCATGGCCAGCACTGA
- a CDS encoding ketopantoate reductase family protein, with protein sequence MRYIIIGAGAVGATIGGRLAEAGGEVVLVARGAHAEALRGDGLRLTTADGERVHRLPVVTGPAELGELRPDDVLLLTVKTQDAIAALDAWGDAEVAGGGTAAQRLPVLCAQNGVEAERLALRRFARVYGVCVWLPATFLEPGVVSALCAPLTGILHVGAAAGGPAGRLTRAVAADLGKAGFEAPVVEDVMRWKHAKLLGNLGNAIQATTGPEPDPAKAALLVRAIREGKAAFEAAGIAYVPEAEQSAARDGKVNQPAGVRGGSSWQSLARGTGSVEADYLNGEICLLGRLHGVPTPVNDVLRHAANIFARESLPPGAMSIADLTTLADEAAARA encoded by the coding sequence ATGCGTTACATCATCATCGGCGCGGGCGCCGTGGGCGCCACCATCGGCGGACGGCTCGCGGAGGCGGGCGGAGAGGTGGTCCTCGTCGCGCGGGGCGCCCACGCGGAGGCCCTGCGCGGCGACGGGCTGCGGCTCACGACGGCCGACGGGGAGCGGGTGCACCGGCTGCCGGTGGTCACGGGCCCGGCCGAGCTGGGCGAACTGCGCCCCGACGACGTGCTGTTGCTGACCGTCAAGACCCAGGACGCGATCGCCGCGCTCGACGCCTGGGGCGACGCCGAGGTCGCGGGCGGCGGCACGGCCGCGCAGCGGCTGCCGGTGCTGTGCGCGCAGAACGGGGTGGAGGCCGAACGCCTGGCCCTACGGCGCTTCGCGCGCGTGTACGGGGTGTGCGTGTGGCTGCCCGCCACTTTCCTGGAGCCGGGGGTCGTCTCGGCCCTGTGCGCGCCGCTGACGGGCATCCTGCACGTGGGCGCGGCGGCGGGCGGCCCCGCCGGCCGGCTGACCCGGGCGGTCGCGGCGGACCTCGGCAAGGCGGGCTTCGAGGCGCCGGTGGTCGAGGACGTGATGCGCTGGAAGCACGCGAAGCTGCTGGGGAACCTCGGCAACGCGATCCAGGCGACCACCGGACCGGAGCCGGACCCGGCGAAGGCGGCGCTGCTGGTGCGGGCCATCCGGGAGGGCAAGGCGGCGTTCGAGGCGGCGGGGATCGCGTACGTGCCGGAGGCGGAGCAGTCCGCTGCGCGCGACGGCAAGGTGAACCAGCCGGCCGGGGTGCGGGGCGGGTCTTCGTGGCAGAGCCTGGCGCGGGGCACCGGGTCGGTGGAGGCGGACTATCTCAACGGGGAGATCTGCTTGCTGGGCCGCCTGCACGGAGTCCCCACTCCCGTGAACGACGTGCTGCGGCACGCGGCCAACATCTTCGCCCGGGAGTCCCTGCCGCCCGGTGCCATGTCCATCGCGGACCTGACCACCCTCGCGGACGAAGCCGCCGCCCGGGCGTAG
- a CDS encoding DUF1697 domain-containing protein yields the protein MANTAKKYAALLRGINVGGKKKVPMAELRSVLEGLGHGGVQTYLQSGNAVFSSPKKDPAALARELEKAIEAHFGFPVACLVLDGPYLRAVADACPFPAAELEGKQLHATFLSEQPGAERFAALDGAAYLPEEYRIGDRVLYLYAPNGLGRSELGAALHKPSLLKGIDATTRNWNTVVKLVELTAT from the coding sequence ATGGCGAACACGGCGAAGAAGTACGCGGCGCTGCTGCGGGGCATCAATGTCGGCGGGAAGAAGAAGGTCCCGATGGCCGAGCTGCGCTCCGTCCTGGAGGGGCTCGGCCACGGGGGCGTCCAGACGTACCTGCAGAGCGGCAACGCCGTCTTCAGCAGCCCGAAGAAGGACCCGGCGGCGCTCGCCCGGGAGCTGGAGAAGGCCATCGAGGCCCACTTCGGCTTCCCGGTGGCATGCCTGGTACTGGACGGCCCGTACCTGCGCGCCGTCGCCGACGCCTGCCCCTTCCCGGCCGCGGAGCTGGAGGGCAAGCAACTCCACGCCACGTTCCTCTCCGAACAGCCCGGCGCGGAGCGCTTCGCCGCGCTCGACGGGGCCGCGTACCTCCCGGAGGAGTACCGGATCGGCGACCGCGTCCTCTACCTCTACGCGCCGAACGGCCTGGGCCGCTCCGAACTGGGCGCGGCCCTCCACAAGCCCTCGCTCCTCAAGGGCATCGACGCCACCACCCGCAACTGGAACACCGTGGTCAAGCTCGTCGAACTCACCGCAACCTGA
- a CDS encoding TetR/AcrR family transcriptional regulator, with translation MGVTRTPRGKWIEEGLRALAAGGPEAVRIETLAQALGVSKGGFYGYFRNRGALLDEMLDTWERAVTEAVIEQVESGGGDARARLDRLFTLVSSSYGDGPTTTVTLDLAIRDWSRRDEAVAERLRRVDNRRMDYLRSLFGAFCPDPDDVEVRCMLTFSVRLGSYVVAADHGDHSRAEVMDLTKKWLLR, from the coding sequence GTGGGCGTGACCCGCACACCACGCGGCAAGTGGATCGAGGAGGGGCTGCGGGCGCTGGCCGCCGGTGGCCCCGAGGCCGTCCGGATCGAGACGCTGGCGCAGGCGCTCGGCGTCAGCAAGGGCGGCTTCTACGGGTACTTCCGCAACCGGGGCGCGCTGCTCGACGAGATGCTCGACACCTGGGAGCGCGCGGTCACCGAGGCGGTGATCGAGCAGGTCGAGAGCGGCGGCGGGGACGCCAGGGCCCGGCTCGACCGCCTGTTCACCCTCGTCTCGTCGTCGTACGGCGACGGGCCGACGACGACCGTGACGCTCGACCTCGCGATCCGCGACTGGTCGCGCCGCGACGAGGCCGTCGCCGAGCGGCTGCGCCGCGTCGACAACCGGCGCATGGACTACCTGCGCTCGCTCTTCGGCGCGTTCTGCCCGGACCCTGACGACGTCGAGGTCCGCTGCATGCTCACCTTCTCGGTGCGGCTCGGCAGTTACGTCGTCGCCGCCGACCACGGCGACCACAGCCGCGCCGAGGTCATGGACCTGACGAAGAAGTGGCTGCTGCGGTAG
- a CDS encoding aldo/keto reductase encodes MANEIFVLGDDLPLRRLGFGTGGLVGPGYWGPRGGRGAAGDLLRTAVERGVTLIDTADNYGPDLAEELIAEALHPYGEHLVVATKGGVVRTGPDQWHVAGRPEQLRRQCEASLRRLRLDRIDLYQLHRFDPAVPMAEQLGALAELRAEGKIRHIGLDTVTAEQLRRALESTPIASVQNAYNLLDRTSAEVLAVCEAKGIAFLPYYPLGSGTLTRESAAAVTSVAAAHGAGPGQIALAWLLHHSPVLCPTPGTGSPVHLAENLNAATIHLTARELELLDTLG; translated from the coding sequence ATGGCGAACGAGATATTCGTACTGGGCGACGATCTCCCGCTCCGGCGGCTCGGTTTCGGCACGGGCGGTCTGGTGGGCCCCGGCTACTGGGGTCCGCGCGGCGGGCGCGGCGCGGCCGGGGACCTGCTCCGTACGGCGGTCGAACGCGGGGTCACCCTCATCGACACCGCCGACAACTACGGTCCGGACCTGGCCGAGGAGCTGATCGCCGAGGCCCTTCACCCGTACGGGGAGCACCTCGTCGTCGCCACCAAGGGCGGCGTGGTGCGCACCGGCCCCGATCAGTGGCACGTTGCGGGCCGCCCGGAGCAGTTGCGGCGCCAGTGCGAGGCGAGCCTGCGGCGGCTGCGTCTGGACCGCATCGACCTCTACCAGCTGCACCGCTTCGACCCGGCCGTGCCGATGGCGGAACAGCTGGGCGCGCTGGCCGAGTTGCGGGCGGAGGGCAAGATCCGGCACATCGGGCTGGACACGGTCACCGCGGAGCAGCTGCGTCGGGCGCTGGAGTCGACCCCGATCGCCTCCGTCCAGAACGCGTACAACCTGCTGGACCGCACCTCGGCGGAGGTCCTCGCGGTGTGCGAGGCGAAGGGGATCGCCTTCCTCCCGTACTACCCGCTGGGCAGCGGCACCCTGACCCGCGAGAGCGCCGCGGCCGTCACCTCGGTGGCCGCGGCGCACGGGGCGGGCCCGGGCCAGATCGCCCTGGCGTGGCTGCTGCACCACTCCCCGGTGCTGTGCCCCACCCCGGGCACCGGTTCCCCCGTCCACCTGGCGGAGAACCTGAACGCGGCGACGATCCACCTCACCGCGCGGGAGCTGGAACTGCTGGACACCCTCGGCTAG
- a CDS encoding phosphotransferase enzyme family protein, whose translation MDEARARDVLATAGLDGDGAAAALLSFGENAVFAVGDLVVKVGREAALLERAERELAVAGWFAECGVPAVRAAEPKPRLVDGHPLTLWHRLPDAVRPTGPEDLAVLLRRIHALPAAPFELPARDLLGGVERWLRLAGGAVDPADAAYLRARRDAYADEVAALTPHLPRGPIHGDALPRNVHVGPDGPVLVDLETVSADLREHDLVVMALSRDRYGVPPEAYEAFASAYGWDVRDWEGCAVLRGARETASCAWVSQHAPANPKALTEFRRRVASLREGDRETRWHSF comes from the coding sequence ATGGACGAGGCGCGGGCCAGGGACGTACTCGCCACCGCGGGCCTGGACGGCGACGGCGCCGCCGCCGCACTGCTCTCCTTCGGCGAGAACGCGGTCTTCGCGGTCGGCGACCTGGTGGTGAAGGTGGGCCGCGAGGCGGCCCTGCTGGAGCGCGCCGAGCGGGAGCTCGCGGTGGCGGGCTGGTTCGCGGAGTGCGGGGTCCCGGCGGTCCGGGCGGCCGAGCCGAAGCCCCGGCTGGTCGACGGGCACCCGCTGACCCTGTGGCACCGGCTCCCGGACGCGGTCCGGCCGACGGGCCCCGAGGACCTGGCGGTGCTGCTGCGCCGGATCCACGCGCTGCCCGCAGCCCCGTTCGAGCTGCCCGCGCGGGACCTGCTGGGCGGGGTCGAACGCTGGCTGCGGCTGGCCGGCGGGGCCGTCGACCCGGCGGACGCGGCGTACCTGAGGGCGCGGCGCGACGCCTACGCCGACGAGGTGGCGGCCCTGACCCCGCACCTGCCGCGGGGCCCGATCCACGGCGACGCCCTGCCCCGCAACGTCCACGTGGGCCCGGACGGGCCGGTCCTGGTCGACCTGGAGACGGTGTCGGCCGATCTGCGCGAGCACGACCTGGTGGTGATGGCCCTCAGCCGCGACCGGTACGGCGTGCCGCCCGAGGCGTACGAGGCCTTCGCGTCGGCGTACGGGTGGGACGTCCGCGACTGGGAGGGCTGCGCGGTCCTGCGCGGCGCCCGGGAAACGGCCAGCTGCGCCTGGGTCTCCCAGCACGCCCCCGCCAACCCGAAGGCCCTGACCGAATTCCGCCGCCGGGTGGCCTCGTTGCGGGAAGGCGACCGGGAAACCCGCTGGCACTCCTTCTGA